The sequence below is a genomic window from Uranotaenia lowii strain MFRU-FL chromosome 2, ASM2978415v1, whole genome shotgun sequence.
TCGCAGAGAGTATAACAAAACTGTTCTCTCACTtaacccacgcgggagaaagcaaaggaacgaaatcgtcttcaaaatctgcaaacatggcggactttttatcatatccaatttaaaccatttaatccgacttcgagtaacgattgttacgaccttttacttgcgttagttagaattacgattcgcagcaacgtttttaatgacttgagttatcgttTAAATGCGagtttatgtttgctgggtaacaaacaacattctacatacacaaaccttcaaaatgaggggtgttcaggttttttaaatgcaaaattgaaagaaatacgtcaagttgatattgaccaaattttgaacgtatcaccctttataagcAACGAATATCACGattagtgaacctgtatataagagaagtgacatcttaaacacaaaattccaatccaGCAAAAGAACTggcaaaatcgattccaatcgatccaagcattttgtcgcagttatagttcaaacagataatttttaagctggtcttatgaatttatgattagtggcatttttttttcaatgctttggtgaatcgtgttcctagttaaaaaactaactaactgaattaacgaaattcaagtcatttaTACCGTTTGTCGCGATGCTTCGGGCATCGAAttaaatgttgttttgttggattgtgggagcgttcactttagagcttgaacattgagccagaaaacagtgctgaggattttAAGGATTTTAAGAGGGAttagatgtcgcttctcttatatgaaggttcactagtgataacatcaaaaaacattttagtttgtgattacatttcaaaatgcgtGGTCTTACTCCGGATAAGAGAAAAAAGTATCGTGCACAATTAGCCTACTGTGAGTGGAAtctcattgagaaaattggccaaagaagAGGATGTGAGCGTCGGAGAGGTACGGACAgctattaaaaaatatggtgaacatTGTACATTTGAATATGAACCGAGGAGTGATCGAAAATCTGGTCCTGTTAGTCCTGCTATTGACAAAAACTTCAGGAATGCCTAAAAACAGAAACCATCGGTtcccgttcgggatgtggcgagAAAAGTCGGGACTTCGACCTCTAACGTGATGCTGATGGCATCGGCATGAAGCTGATGGCatcggaaaatttgaaaaggattGGCAAAAAGTGGTGAAAATGGGGGGTGATGTTACTGTGCAGGAGGTTGTGAGTCATGTGCGAAGTCTggcttattattaaaaattttcatcaaagaatACAGTGTAAGGTAGGATACAAATAATGATACAGtgtgccaaataaaataaataacatttaataaaacattttttttttattttaaaagtgtgcTCATAATTTCTGGAAAAGTCTATATTCATTTTATAGCTTGCACTGTATAATTAATGATTGCTCAAGTATATTTTGAAGCTATCGTGGTTTAGATTGCGATTTTCATATCACCATAGCTATATCTCGTACAGCATATCTAGAAGTAACCTATAAAAGGAATTGTAAGATCTAACATCAATTCAGTTGACGAAATCACTACTTTCACTGCACAATGGAGTGTAGAATAGCGCTTCTAGCCATACTTCTCTGCTACTTCGGAAAGACGAAAGCAATGGAGAATAGCTCGACAGAAGCATTGGGCTACGAGTTAACGATTGCAGGATTGGATTCCATCAATTTCAAGTAAGTTGAACCCCTGATCTTCGAAGCCGACGTTTTGACGTTTCTTTTGTTTGTCCTAAATATTCAGCATGCACAGCGACTACCTGCGATCGAAAGAGCAGTTCGACATTCTCCGAGCAGAGCTTGAAGAAATACGGGATTCGATTCGTAGCAACGAAGCCCTAGCACAACGCCATGCTCGAACGCTGACCAAACTGGAGAGTGAATCAGAGCTTACGACCATGAGCCTGACAAGGCTGATAAACAGCACGGCTGCGATACACAAGCTTCAACAACTACAGCCGAGTACAGAAATGTTGAACGATCTGCTTGTAAGATTTCTGACCAACAGCTCGTTCGAACAAACTTTGGCCAAGATTCCACAACTTTCGGTCAAACAACCTCAAATACATCAAACTTGTTCCGACGTTACGAGTAAAACATCCGGTGTCTACAGGCTGCAACCTGATGGAATTAAATCGTTTGAAGCCTTTTGCGACCAAGAATACGAGGGAGGAGGTTGGACTGTCATCCAGAACCGTTTTGATGGCGCGGTCGATTTCTACCGCAAATGGGCAGAATATGAACAGGGCTTCGGCAGTTTAGAGAACGAGTTTTGGTTGGGCCTTGAAAAAGTTCACCAACTCACCTCGCTCAAAGCTCATGAGCTCCACGTTGTAGTGGAGGCATTCGATGGGAAGAAGGGCGTCGCTAAGTATAGCCATTTCTTGGTTGATGgagctgacaaaaaatacaCCCTGTCAAAATTGGGCACCTACAGTGGAAATGCTGGAGACTCGCTAAGCTTCGCGCTCAACATGAAGTTCACTACCCAGGATGCCGATCATGACACTCATGGAGGAAACTGCGCTGTTGATTTCAAAGGTGCATGGTGGTACACGGCTTGTCATAATAGGTAATCATCAcagtgatttttgaatttacttGTTGGCTCTCTcgcaactttttttcttctatttgtaGTAATCTGTACGGACTATATCAGAAAGGATCGACTAATTCAAATTCGATGTGCTGGCACAGCTTCAAAAGTTCATACGAAAGTTTGCATAAATCCCGTATGATGATTCGTGCCGTTAAGGAAAAGTAAAAACCTTCAATGTGTTATTAACAATGTGGATTTCATGTATGTTGGAGTTGGAGGTAAGGTTAATTTAGCCGTCATCCGTGCCCAGGGAAAATGGTAGAAGTAGTGATTGTGTTACTGTTACACTAATGTTTGATGTAAGAATTCTTAGAAGGTACTCTTTCTTTTGGATAGTtttgttgaagaaaaaagtaaatttgttttgttaataatgTTGAGTTTATGATAAATTATAGTAACCTATGAATCCGTTGTCAAGATAAACAAACTGTATCCAAGCAATATGTTTTCCTGTCGGGTATAAAAACGTGCTCGGCAGCTAATAAATTCTACTCTAAGTTTCTACTTCAACCAAACTACGAGTTTCTTTTCCACGCCACTCTACAAGTAAAAACCATGTTGTTGCCatttggtggctccagagagtgaattCTAAATTCCGTGATAAACTAGTGAAATAGTGTTACGATAATCGTAAAGACTCTTACAATCAATCTTCATTCCAAATAATGAAACCTGCTTAAAACTCGGTTATAAATTCATCTAGTtcaaaatgatcattctcaattATTGGAACGTTTTTTGACTAGTCAGACTCCTTCTTTGAAGGCACAATGTCATCGACTCATTAAATGCGCTTGGTTTTCCAATAGTTTTTATTAAACGAAACTTCATCGTTAAACAGGctggaacaaaaacaaaatgcatTTGTTACTGTGGATCACGGTTTTACAATTTAATGCAGTTATTATTAGTACCTAGAACCTAGTGATTTAAACCTAAGTGATGGGGGAGGGTATACAGCAACAGTCAATTCGGCCGGTCGTACATCATTCTTGACACCTTTACACTGAACTATGTATGCTTGCTTGCTTATATGTATCTGTATTAGTACGGAACTTCCGGTTGTCGACGGTGTTTAGAGATACATTCCATTGACCAGAAAGTCGGCATCGTGAGCGTACGAAGATTTGCCCTGTCGGCGGATCCGCCTCCGGGCCACCTTCATTCGGCAGCCGATCAGAATGGCCAGAGCTGCTGTGAGAATGGCACCTGCAGAAAGAAAATGAAATCTGTTATTTAACacttgttgaatattttttttaaaataaggtgGCATCGTGTTACCGACTAATATTTGTAATGTGAAAtcgagcgctgaatccgaaaactaaattcaaaaaatctcagGAAGCCAGTTTTTGAGTTAAGTTAAGACATACTTGTAgataaatccaaatatctcaaaCTACATATaatcaatatgaaatttattttattcatgttAAAGGTAAACAGTTTTGTAGCTGTCATGTGCACTTCGCTTTCGCGAATTTTTAACAGAACTTATTATAATcatgattttaagatgaaaaaaaaaaaaaacgatcgaaCTCATtttaatcacttccatctgtaccgttgagccgtcaacacgtacgccggagcatcgtatcgttgctgtgtacctgcaggaacatttttacattatttattttttccttacctgtttttccatcagcacttttcagtgctaaaattattttcattttcttttattcatattttctcttttctttccagcatggggaagtcatcggccggctcaagagctggtagaaagcgaattgccgaaactaattcaggtccatcgcccaaaaaagttgaaatttccaattcattcgatgtccttcataacatcggtgatgaggaaatattcatatttaattctgataagagtactaagaaaccttcttcttcttatactcttaaaaacgaaaaggttccaccaattacggtcacgattcctgacttcaatgcctttcgaaaagaaatcgtcacttccgtcaaggatgtgaagatttcttttcagatcggtcgaaggggaactgctcgtattttggcggaatcttttgatgattttcaaaaaattttaaattatttgaataataaaaaacatcaattttttacttacgacacaagaagtgatcgtccttttaaagttgtacttcgtggtctcaccggcgatcagacaccggatgagatcacaactgaattaaattctttgttaggtttttctccgattcaagtaattcaaatgaggaaaagaaccaacacgaataatatcagtagtgttggttttgctcctgagctttatttgatccattttaaaaaggatcaagttaataatttgcaaattcttgaaaaggctcgtcttatgtttcattgtcgagtcaaattcgaaccttttcgaaaatcttcaaccaatttccttcaaaatattacgcaatgtcgtcgttgtcaagctttttgtcacggcactaaaaattgtagaatgaatgccagatgcatgctttgcggctcattcgatcatgaaaaatctaaatgcctttttggtggtgataagccacaaacagaatttttcaagtgtgcaaattgcgcaggtaatcattcctcgaattcgctagactgtcccatcagggcaaaaattattgcttctaggaaaaatcccaaagtttccagaaaagtttcttctcctccttcctctttttcgtcttcacacgtcgggccggcaaacaacctgcctgttcgcggtcagcctcggcctacattggaatcacggctgggtaatacccgaagtgattttaatcttacctgtgctgattctgcgccacagactcgttgtttatcgttctcagaggtggttgaaaatgggtttccctcttcaggtttaactaataaaaatgggaaaaaaccaagtctcaacgttcatgcgaaggcttgggaaaatccccgaaattcaaatacttgttcttctccttcattttctgatcctaacaattttgttgatttgggtgagattactgaggaaaaattaaaatttttgcatcaaaatttaatggaaatggtgcaacttatgttgaaagcaaattcaatgtttgaagctttccaaacttcttttaattatgctaacaaaattattatgactttacgattccctcatggatccaaatagatgtttaaatattatgaattggaatgctagatctttgctggctaaccaagatgaattctttttatttttgaaaactcaaaacatacatattgctgccatcactgaaacttttttaaagccagacaataacttgaaaagcaatgctttctttaaaattttgcgaaatgatcgacttgatcgacaaggtgggggtgtagctattgtcatcaatagtcgtctcaaatttagacttcttccttctttcaatacaaaagtcttagaaacaattggaattgaattagaaacttctatggggaaaattataattattgccgcatatttgccttttcaatgcagcggtgaacagaaaaattttttgaagggagatttacaaaaactcaccagaaacaaatctaaattttttattattggtgactttaatgcaaaacaccgatcttggaataatatttcatcaaattcaaatgggaatattttatttaatgactgctctgcaggttattatactgttgaatatcctaatgggcatacttgtttctcttcggttagaaatccttccacaattgatttggttctaacggatttaggcgagcattgtagtcaattagtaactcatgcggacctcgattcagaccaccttccagtaactttctctttatcccaaagtcccattgaaaaccctttaaaatcaacttttaactttcaaaaagctgactgggagcgatatatgaattttattgaacgtaatttagatgtaaacgttccactgaattcaattgaagatattgatttggctgtagaaaatttgacaacttcaatagtcaatgctcaagccgcttcaatacccaaagttaaacataaatttaatcaacatttAATTGATGATAAGATCatcatcagtttttgatacgactgaaaaacattcgtcgacgccaatatcaacgtactagggatccttatttgaaatttatttattgcgaccttcaaaaagagatcaaacgtcgtttaaatttcatccgtaatgaaaactttgctaaagcagtagatgacataaaaccctactcaaagccgttttggaaattaactaaaattctgaaaaatccccagaagccaattcctactttgaaagatggggataaacttcttttaactaacgcagaaaaagctcaaaaattagcccaacagtttgagtctgctcatgattttaatttaaacgttgttagtccaattgatgctcaaatttcccttgaatttgatgatattttttctaagcaaaatgtatttgaaagttcctgtgagacaaatattgatgaacttaaattgattttcaaaaaatttaaaaatatgaaagctccgggggaagatgggattttctatattcttattaaaaagttgcctgaaagcactttaaactttttagttaaaatcttcaataaatgttttcacttggcttattttcccaataaatggaaaaatgccaaagtaactccaattttgaaacctggaaaaagtgcttcagagccttcaagttatcgaccaattagtttgcttccttctttaagtaaactatttgagagagttattttgaatataatgatgattcacattaatcagaattctattttccctgatgaacaatttggttttcgtcatggacattctactacacatcaacttttgagtgtaactaatatgattaacgctagcaaatctgaaggttattcaactggtgttgctcttcttgatattgaaaaagcttttgacagtgtttggcacaaaggtttagtagctaaattagctcgatttgattttcctgtatatctcaccaaaattattcaaaattatttgactagccgaaccttacaagtaagc
It includes:
- the LOC129746183 gene encoding ficolin-2-like, coding for MENSSTEALGYELTIAGLDSINFNMHSDYLRSKEQFDILRAELEEIRDSIRSNEALAQRHARTLTKLESESELTTMSLTRLINSTAAIHKLQQLQPSTEMLNDLLVRFLTNSSFEQTLAKIPQLSVKQPQIHQTCSDVTSKTSGVYRLQPDGIKSFEAFCDQEYEGGGWTVIQNRFDGAVDFYRKWAEYEQGFGSLENEFWLGLEKVHQLTSLKAHELHVVVEAFDGKKGVAKYSHFLVDGADKKYTLSKLGTYSGNAGDSLSFALNMKFTTQDADHDTHGGNCAVDFKGAWWYTACHNSNLYGLYQKGSTNSNSMCWHSFKSSYESLHKSRMMIRAVKEK